Proteins encoded in a region of the Isosphaeraceae bacterium EP7 genome:
- a CDS encoding DUF4917 family protein, whose amino-acid sequence MAVIVDDSLENYADVLDRFKDKRPALLLGNGASRAVWDDFKYPSLFDKACDANRPFCLSEDDIDVFRELDDTHNFELVLSSLMTSKRINEIFRMPTVEITNSYYNIRQALFSAVGEIHVPYALIKPKTKRAIKAELSNYRTIFTTNYDLLAYWSYMEESSPFKDFFWGDDNIFDPGNTSLWDDKTTILYLHGALHLYKEKGGHTRKHVTEEDGDSLLELIRKSDQIPLFVSEGHWKDKRAAILANDYLAFAYRTFSQNRINLVVFGQALNQEFDKHIVDSIHKMRGWNNLASAAFEIAISIFPEDSYDVIEIKRRLLKAFPNKTLYFYDSRTHPLGNSALRVGRS is encoded by the coding sequence ATGGCAGTTATCGTCGACGACAGCTTAGAAAATTATGCCGACGTTCTTGATCGCTTTAAGGACAAGAGACCAGCTCTGCTACTGGGGAATGGCGCAAGTCGCGCAGTTTGGGATGATTTCAAATATCCCTCATTGTTCGATAAGGCTTGCGACGCTAATCGCCCATTCTGCTTGAGCGAAGACGACATTGATGTCTTTCGAGAGCTTGATGACACGCATAACTTCGAGCTGGTTCTTTCTTCCTTGATGACTTCGAAGAGAATAAACGAAATCTTCAGAATGCCGACAGTCGAAATAACAAATAGCTATTACAACATTCGCCAGGCCTTATTCTCAGCCGTTGGCGAAATTCATGTTCCGTACGCACTGATAAAGCCCAAAACAAAACGGGCCATCAAAGCAGAGCTATCAAATTACAGGACAATTTTTACGACAAATTATGATCTTCTAGCCTATTGGAGTTACATGGAAGAATCTTCTCCGTTTAAAGATTTTTTTTGGGGCGATGACAATATTTTCGACCCCGGCAACACTTCGCTTTGGGATGACAAGACAACAATTCTCTATTTGCACGGTGCGCTACACCTGTATAAAGAAAAAGGCGGTCATACAAGAAAGCATGTAACCGAGGAGGACGGTGACTCGTTGCTGGAATTGATTCGCAAAAGCGACCAGATCCCCTTGTTTGTCAGCGAAGGGCACTGGAAGGACAAAAGAGCAGCAATCCTTGCGAATGACTACCTAGCGTTTGCTTATAGGACCTTCTCCCAAAACCGCATCAACCTCGTTGTGTTCGGACAAGCACTGAATCAAGAATTCGATAAACACATCGTCGATTCCATCCATAAAATGCGTGGCTGGAACAATTTAGCTTCCGCTGCTTTTGAGATAGCGATCTCAATATTCCCTGAAGACTCTTATGATGTGATTGAAATAAAGCGGCGGCTTCTCAAAGCGTTCCCGAATAAGACCTTGTATTTTTATGACAGCAGAACCCATCCGCTCGGCAATTCCGCACTTCGCGTGGGGAGGAGCTAA
- a CDS encoding Crp/Fnr family transcriptional regulator, whose protein sequence is MLLKSEWAERFLDACSRVKSARRRTLAPGTLVYSAVPDGQCWAVTSGYVKVLDPRFDGGRAIRLILGHGGLFGDRPFGAVAFRGFSVVQPEQAIAHGPATVIALDRSELETASRADSELASLMLESTTARAQFLERRLLWQLTTPIRARVAATLRDLICFEGQRCKHGHTIDIRLSHQDLSELVGAARPVVSAELVRMKREGVLEYTRCYFCVDDLGGLDRIATAHPAD, encoded by the coding sequence ATGCTTCTGAAGTCCGAATGGGCCGAGCGATTCCTGGATGCCTGTTCGAGGGTCAAATCGGCCCGCCGAAGAACCCTGGCTCCCGGCACGCTGGTCTATTCGGCAGTCCCGGATGGTCAGTGCTGGGCGGTCACGAGCGGTTACGTGAAGGTCCTCGACCCGCGTTTCGACGGGGGCCGCGCCATTCGACTGATCCTCGGACACGGCGGGCTCTTCGGCGATCGGCCTTTCGGGGCGGTCGCGTTCCGCGGGTTCTCGGTGGTGCAACCGGAGCAGGCCATCGCTCACGGCCCCGCAACGGTCATCGCACTGGACCGGAGTGAGCTCGAAACCGCGTCGCGTGCCGACTCCGAACTGGCGAGTCTCATGCTGGAATCAACGACGGCCCGCGCGCAATTCCTCGAACGGCGTCTGCTCTGGCAGCTCACCACCCCAATCCGGGCCCGCGTCGCCGCCACGCTCCGCGACCTGATCTGCTTCGAGGGACAGCGGTGCAAGCACGGCCACACGATCGACATCCGCCTGAGCCACCAGGATCTCTCCGAGCTCGTCGGCGCCGCCCGCCCCGTGGTCAGTGCCGAACTGGTCCGGATGAAGCGAGAGGGTGTGCTCGAATACACACGCTGTTACTTCTGCGTGGACGATCTTGGTGGCCTCGACCGCATCGCCACCGCCCACCCGGCTGATTGA
- a CDS encoding serine hydrolase domain-containing protein, with amino-acid sequence MQQARAAALGQALQRVMDEFQVPGAVAGVLTPGMRPWLAARGSADVASGRPMTLRDNFQIRSVTKSYTVTVVLELARARRLSLSDTIGMYVPGIPNGDRITLAQLSGMRSGVENYTRVPAFGEAFVADPGRQWTDEELVGLATPESPLFEPGSQYDYSNTNTVLLGMVVEKVTGRPLGQALRGWLLSPLKLSGTSYPRSFAASRPAPTPYQVTPGTGELEALPQANLSSLGPSGAIVATLPDLLRWGKALGTGRLIGPRLLQLREGLAVPATNGPEYNRYGLGIGELKGWWGHSGDGFGFQAATFYDPVSRSVIAVALNSTQPEHVGVEIFKALADIVRPG; translated from the coding sequence ATGCAACAGGCGAGGGCCGCTGCCCTCGGCCAAGCCTTGCAGCGCGTGATGGACGAATTCCAGGTGCCAGGAGCCGTCGCGGGAGTGCTGACGCCGGGCATGCGCCCCTGGTTGGCGGCCCGGGGCTCGGCCGATGTCGCCAGCGGGCGGCCGATGACGCTGAGGGACAATTTCCAAATCCGCAGCGTCACGAAATCTTACACCGTGACGGTTGTCCTCGAGTTGGCACGGGCTCGGAGGCTGTCGCTGTCCGACACCATCGGGATGTACGTGCCGGGCATCCCCAACGGGGACCGGATCACCCTCGCCCAACTCTCCGGGATGCGGAGCGGCGTGGAGAACTACACCAGGGTCCCCGCCTTCGGCGAGGCCTTCGTCGCCGACCCCGGCCGCCAGTGGACTGACGAAGAACTCGTGGGCCTGGCGACGCCCGAATCGCCGCTGTTCGAGCCTGGCTCGCAGTACGACTACAGCAATACGAACACGGTGCTCCTGGGCATGGTCGTCGAGAAGGTGACGGGGCGCCCCCTCGGCCAGGCCCTCCGGGGCTGGCTGCTGTCACCACTGAAGTTGTCCGGCACCAGCTACCCGCGGAGTTTCGCCGCGAGCCGCCCCGCCCCGACGCCCTACCAGGTCACCCCCGGGACCGGCGAGCTGGAAGCCCTCCCTCAGGCAAATCTCTCGTCGCTGGGCCCGTCCGGCGCCATCGTCGCGACGCTGCCCGACCTGCTGCGTTGGGGAAAGGCCCTGGGCACCGGCCGACTCATCGGCCCCCGACTTCTCCAGCTCCGCGAGGGGCTCGCCGTCCCGGCGACGAATGGGCCGGAATACAATCGCTACGGACTGGGGATCGGCGAGCTGAAGGGTTGGTGGGGGCATTCCGGCGACGGATTCGGCTTCCAGGCCGCTACGTTCTACGACCCTGTGAGCCGCTCGGTGATCGCCGTGGCGCTGAACTCGACCCAGCCGGAGCATGTGGGGGTCGAGATCTTCAAGGCGCTCGCGGACATCGTGCGGCCGGGCTGA
- a CDS encoding DUF417 family protein, which translates to MSDRLKLIGLNVSRYGLVIVLLWIGGMKFTAYEAEGIKPLVANSPLMGWAYKVMSVGAFSAFLGVVEIIVGLLIALRPAWPLGSAIGSGLASGMFLSTLTFLITTPGWEPSLGGFPALSAMPGQFVLKDVVLLGVAIFTAGEALGAVRPRGAV; encoded by the coding sequence ATGAGTGACCGCTTGAAGTTGATCGGGCTCAATGTTTCACGCTACGGTCTGGTGATCGTCCTGCTCTGGATAGGCGGGATGAAGTTCACCGCCTACGAGGCCGAGGGGATCAAGCCGCTGGTGGCGAATAGCCCGCTGATGGGATGGGCCTACAAGGTCATGAGCGTCGGCGCATTCTCCGCGTTCCTTGGCGTCGTGGAGATCATTGTCGGGCTATTGATCGCCCTTCGACCGGCATGGCCCCTCGGCTCGGCCATCGGAAGCGGTCTCGCCTCCGGGATGTTCCTGAGCACGCTGACCTTCCTGATCACCACGCCGGGGTGGGAGCCAAGCCTGGGCGGATTCCCTGCTCTCTCCGCCATGCCGGGCCAGTTCGTCCTCAAGGACGTCGTCCTGTTGGGCGTGGCGATATTCACCGCCGGTGAGGCGCTCGGAGCGGTTCGGCCGCGTGGCGCGGTTTGA